A genomic segment from Gilvibacter sp. SZ-19 encodes:
- a CDS encoding BlaI/MecI/CopY family transcriptional regulator, with product MERLTNKEEAIMQALWKLKKAFVKEILAELDHNNHYNTVSTIVRNLEEKGFIGHEAFGKTHQYFPLVSKEAYTDTFMSLASERYFDSSYKNMVSFFAKQEKISAKELKEILAIIENKKED from the coding sequence ATGGAAAGACTTACCAATAAAGAAGAAGCGATCATGCAAGCGCTGTGGAAACTTAAAAAAGCTTTTGTCAAGGAGATCTTGGCCGAGCTAGACCACAACAATCATTACAATACGGTATCGACCATAGTGCGCAATCTGGAAGAAAAAGGTTTTATCGGGCACGAAGCCTTTGGAAAGACCCATCAATATTTTCCCTTAGTAAGTAAGGAAGCATACACCGACACCTTTATGAGTTTGGCCAGCGAGCGCTATTTTGACAGCAGCTACAAGAACATGGTCAGCTTTTTTGCCAAACAAGAGAAAATCAGCGCCAAAGAACTCAAAGAGATCCTCGCCATTATAGAGAACAAAAAAGAAGACTAA
- a CDS encoding calcium/sodium antiporter: MFLNALFILVGFTLLVVGGEYLVRSSVALSFKLKLSKMVIGLTVVSFATSAPELLVSLQAALDGYSDIALGNVIGSNIANIALVLGVTAVIMPLAIDKDFYKFNWPVMMLLSGALYLFLLNDKVISFYEGLILVISLVAYLYLLIRRARLRAKSEGEESVNGALAKTSGAKIIIWLVIGGIALWGGSELLVKGAVNIAEAVGISERVIAVTMIAIGTSVPELAASVIAALKKEKAISLGNLIGSNIFNIASVLGLTALIQPITLNDPKVLTADIIWMLSFAFVLIPLAFIPKRFTLGRYKGLLLVIGYAVFIAMAFI, translated from the coding sequence ATGTTTTTAAATGCATTGTTTATCCTAGTAGGGTTTACGCTGTTAGTGGTGGGTGGTGAGTACTTAGTACGCTCTTCTGTTGCCCTTTCCTTTAAACTCAAGCTTTCCAAAATGGTCATTGGGCTCACCGTGGTGAGTTTTGCAACTTCTGCACCCGAACTCTTGGTTAGCCTCCAAGCAGCCTTGGACGGCTATTCTGATATTGCATTGGGCAATGTGATAGGATCCAACATTGCGAACATTGCATTGGTTCTAGGGGTTACTGCTGTGATCATGCCCCTGGCCATAGACAAGGACTTTTACAAATTCAATTGGCCGGTAATGATGCTGCTTAGTGGAGCGCTGTACTTGTTCCTGCTCAATGATAAGGTCATTTCTTTTTACGAGGGGCTGATCTTGGTAATATCCTTGGTGGCTTATCTCTATCTTTTGATCCGTCGCGCGCGATTGCGAGCAAAGAGTGAAGGAGAGGAGAGTGTTAATGGGGCCTTAGCAAAAACATCCGGAGCCAAAATAATCATCTGGCTGGTCATTGGTGGTATTGCCCTTTGGGGAGGAAGTGAGTTATTGGTCAAAGGAGCTGTGAATATAGCCGAAGCAGTAGGCATAAGTGAAAGGGTAATTGCCGTGACCATGATCGCTATTGGGACTTCGGTGCCAGAATTGGCGGCCTCCGTTATAGCAGCGCTCAAAAAAGAAAAGGCCATCTCCTTGGGGAACCTCATTGGTTCCAATATTTTTAATATTGCCTCTGTGCTAGGGTTAACAGCACTTATTCAGCCGATTACTTTAAACGACCCTAAGGTGCTTACTGCAGATATCATCTGGATGCTGTCCTTTGCGTTCGTCCTTATCCCGCTGGCTTTTATACCCAAACGTTTTACCCTTGGCCGTTACAAAGGATTGCTATTGGTTATCGGCTATGCAGTCTTTATCGCTATGGCCTTTATATAA
- a CDS encoding glutamine synthetase beta-grasp domain-containing protein, producing MSKSKLEYIWLDGYYPTQNMRSKTKVVDDFSGKLEDCPIWSFDGSSTKQAEGNSSDCLLKPVAIYPDPARRDGYLVMTEVLNADGTPHESNARATIDDDDNDFWFGFEQEYFIMDKHTQLPLGFPIGGYPGPQGMYYCSVGGKNTHGRDFVEEHANLCIDAGLNFEGINQEVASGQWEFQLFAKGAKKAGDEIWVARYLLDRLTEQYDYYIEYHPKPVKGDWNGSGMHANFSNTTLRTCGSQEVYEKICEAFRPVTKEHIEVYGEFNDQRLTGLHETASIKDFSYGISDRGASIRIPIITVEKGWKGWLEDRRPASNGDPYKIAGRIIKTVKSANI from the coding sequence ATGAGTAAATCTAAACTAGAGTACATTTGGTTGGACGGTTACTACCCCACCCAAAACATGCGAAGCAAGACCAAAGTGGTTGATGATTTCAGTGGAAAATTGGAAGATTGTCCTATCTGGTCTTTTGACGGCTCTTCTACCAAGCAAGCGGAGGGTAACTCATCTGACTGTTTGTTAAAACCCGTAGCTATTTATCCAGACCCTGCACGTAGAGATGGGTACTTGGTTATGACAGAGGTATTGAATGCTGATGGAACTCCACACGAGTCCAACGCACGTGCCACCATTGATGATGACGATAACGACTTCTGGTTTGGATTTGAGCAGGAGTACTTCATTATGGACAAGCACACCCAGCTTCCCCTAGGTTTCCCAATTGGCGGATACCCTGGACCTCAAGGAATGTATTACTGCTCTGTAGGTGGAAAGAACACCCACGGACGTGATTTCGTTGAAGAGCATGCAAATTTGTGTATCGACGCTGGATTGAACTTTGAAGGTATCAACCAAGAGGTTGCTTCCGGACAGTGGGAATTCCAATTGTTCGCTAAAGGAGCAAAGAAAGCTGGAGATGAGATCTGGGTAGCGCGTTACCTATTAGATCGTCTTACAGAACAATACGACTACTATATTGAATACCACCCAAAACCTGTAAAAGGTGACTGGAACGGATCTGGTATGCACGCGAACTTCTCTAACACTACCTTGCGTACTTGTGGATCGCAAGAGGTATACGAGAAGATCTGTGAAGCTTTCCGACCAGTAACTAAAGAACACATCGAAGTTTACGGTGAATTCAACGATCAGCGTTTGACAGGATTGCACGAAACTGCATCTATCAAAGACTTTAGCTATGGTATTTCTGACCGTGGAGCTTCTATCCGTATTCCTATTATTACTGTAGAGAAAGGATGGAAAGGATGGCTAGAAGATCGTCGTCCGGCATCTAACGGAGATCCGTATAAGATCGCAGGAAGAATCATCAAAACTGTTAAGTCCGCAAATATCTAA